The genome window GAGCGCAGATTGATCTCCTTGTAGCCCCGGTAGGCGCTCTTGACCGACTCCCTGCTCTTGGCGAAGGCTGGGGGATCGAGGACGATTAGGTCGAACCGACTGCCCGCGGCTTCGAGCTCCCGTAGCTTTTCAAATACATCGGCGTCCACAAATTGGCAGCGGTCCGCGACCCCATTGCGCCGAGCGTTGGCCTGAGCCAGCTCCAGGGCCGGGCCAGAAGAATCGATGCCGAGGACCTCCCTGGCCCCAGCCGCAGCCGCTGCTACGGCGAAGCCGCCCGTGTAACAGAACGCGTCGAGAACGCGCTTTCCGGAGCTCACGGAGCGCAGGAGCAGGCGATTGTCCCGCTGGTCCAGGAAAAAGCCCGTCTTCTGCCCTCCAAGCGGGTCCACGAGGTAATGGACCCCGGATTCGATGATCTCCACAGGACCGGCGAGCTCGCCTTTCCACACCTGCCGGACCTCCGGCAACCCCTCTGCCTGGCGCGCTGGCACATCGCTCCTCTCGCAGATGATCTCTGGCGACAGGAGCTCATCCAGGACCTCCAGGAGGATCTGGCGCCGCTGATCCATGGCCAGGGTCAGGAGCTGGAGCACCACGCACGGGCCGTACTGGTCGACGATCAGCCCCGGGAGCCCATCCGACTCCGAAAAGACCCACCGCACGCCGCCTTCCGGTCCGAGCCCGAGCAGATCTTTCCGGTAGGCGATCGCTTTCTGCAATCGTTCGGCGAGGAGGGAACGATCCAAAGGCCTTTGGTCCCGAGTGTAGATCCGCGCCAGAATCCGCGATCGCGTGTTGGCGATGGCCATCCCCAGGTGGCCTCCCCGGCGGTCGGCCACAGCCACCACGTCGCCGTCGTGTACCTGCCCCCGTATCTTGGCGACGTCGCGCGCCATTACCCAGGGATGTCCTCCCTTCACCCGGGCTTCGCCCTGGGCATTGAGGACAAGGGTGGCCATCAAGCCTCCTCAGACGGAAGGAAATCCGCCAGGCTGCGGTATTTGCGGAGGATGCGCAGAAAAGTGGCAAAATCCTTGGGTACGTCTGCTTCGAGGTCGAGCCGCTTTCCCGTAGCGGGGTGCTTGAGGCCGAGGAGCCTTGCGTGAAGACTGGGCCGAGCGATGAACGGCCTTTCCTCCTCCCCTTCGTCAAGGACAAATCCTCCCTTGAACTCCGACAGGTAGAGGCTCTGGCGCCCCCCGTAGTCGGGGTCCGTGGCAATCGGATGTCCGATGGCCTGCAGGTGCACTCGCAGCTGGTGAGCCCGCCCAGTCCGGGGACGAAGGCGAAGGTAGGTGTAGCCGACGAACCGTTCGATCACCTCGTAGTCGGTGATGGCCTCCTTGCCGCGTGCACTCACGATCACCAGGCCGGGTTTCTTAGGGTGGGGCGCGATGGGCTTGAGGATACGTCCCCGGTCCTTCTCCACATTTCCGATCACGATGGCCTCGTACAGACGCTTGACCTGCCGGCTCTCAAACTGGTGGCACAGCAGGCGGTGGGCCTCCCGTGTCTTGGCGAACACGATGACCCCGCTGGTCCCGGCGTCCAGGCGATGCACGACAAATACCGAATCGTCCCCACGCGCTTCCTGGAGCAAGCGAAGCAGGTTAGGCCGTTTGGGATCCCAGCGGTCGGGAAGGGTGAGAAGGGGAGCCGGCTTATTCAGGGCCAGGAGATGCTCGTCCTCGTACAGTATCTCAATGCGGCGTTTTCTTCCGGTCAGGTCCCGGACCGTAAATGCGGAAGGCATTGGCTATCGAACCCCTTCAGGGAGACGGGCGGAGGTAGGAGCAAGGGGCCCCACGCTCCCGCGGCTCATGCCAGACGCGCCGCACGCTTGAGACGGGCCACTTCCTTCTCGGTGAGGTAACGCCATTGGCCGGGCTTCAACCCGGCCAGACGGACGGGCCCCACCCGAACACGAATGAGCCGAAGCACCTGATGCCCGCAGCGCCCCAGCATGCGGCGGATCTGGCGGTTTTTGCCCTCACAGATCGTGATTTCGACCCAGCAGCTGGACTTATTTCGGCGCAGGACATGCACCTTAGCCGGAAGCGTCACGTACCCCCCGATGTCCATGCCGTTGCGAAGCTTGTCCAGGGTCTCCTCCGTGACCTGGCCGGACACCTTTACGCGGTAGGTCTTCGGCACGTGATATTCGGGCGAAGCGATCCGCTCCCCCAGTTGGCCGTGGTCGGTGAGCAGGATCAAGCCCTCGCTATCGTAGTCCAGGCGGCCGATGGGAAAGATCCAGCGCTCGAGCTTCGGGAGGTAATCGTACACCGTGGGGCGCCCCATCCGATCGAAGCGGGCACACATGACGTTCACGGGCTTGTAGAGGGCGAGGTAGACGTGGTCGCGCGGCTCGCGTAGCACCCGCCCATCCAGCTGAATCTCGTCGTGGAAGAGGTCCACCCAGACGTTGTGCTTCTTCACGGTCACGCCGTTAACCTTGACGCGACCGGACCAGATGGTGCCCATCGCCTGGCGACGGGACATTACACCCATCTTGGACAGGGCCCGTGCCAGAGTGACCCAGGCGTGGGGCCTGCCGTCGTCAAAGGTGGGGCGCCGCTCCAGAAGTTCAGCCACCCGGCTCTTTTCTTTCCCGGCCAGCACCGCCGCGTCCGTCTGGTCTCCAGTTTCGGTAGGAACCATCGGGGAAGGGGCGAGCGACGTGGCGGCCACGTCGCTCGCCCGCGCAATCTCACCCCGGGGATCAATACTCCGGAGGCGGAGGGGTCTTCGCTTTCTTCTTGGGCTTCGGCTTTTCCACCACCACCGCCTCCGTCATGACCAGCACCGCGCTCGCGCTGGCGGCGTTCTGCAGGGCTACACGCAGCACCTTGGCTGGATCCACAATGCCTGCTTCCATCATGTCGCAGAACACTTCCCGTTCCACGTCGAAGCCGTAGTTGCCCGTCCCTTCGCGTACTTTTTCGTACACGACAGCCGGATCCCAGCCGGCGTTCTCGGCCAGCTGTCGCAGGGGAGCGGACAGGGCGCGGCGGACCAGACGCACGCCGAGTTTCTCATCGCCCTCGGCCTCATCCTCCACCTTGTCGAGCACGTGGGCCGCACGCAGGTAGGCCACACCCCCGCCGGGGAGAATCCCTTCCTCAAGGGCCGCGCGGGTGGCCGCCAGGGAGTCCTCAGCGCGCGCCTTCAGCTCCTTCATAGCCACCTCCGTGGGGGCGCCGATCCGCAACACGGCCACGCCGCCCGAAAGCCGGGCAATCCGCTCCTGGAGCTTCTCCCGGTCGTAATCGCTGGTGGTCTCTTCCATCTGGACCTTGAGGGACTTGATGCGGCCCTCGATTTCCTCTTTCTTGCCCTTGCCGCCTACGATGGTGGTGTTGTCCTTGTCGATGATCACGCGGTCAGCGCGGCCCAGGTCCTCGAGGCGCGTGTTTTCAAGCTTGAGTCCGACCTCCTCGCTGATCACCCGGCCGCCGGTGAGGATCGCAATATCCTGCAGCATAGCCTTCCGGCGGTCGCCGTAGCCCGGGGCCTTGACCGCAGCACACCGCAGCGTGCCGCGCACCTTGTTCACCACCAGGGTGGCAAGAGCTTCGCCCTCTACCTCCTCCGCGATCACCAGCAAGGACTTGCCGGTCTCCGCGACCCTTTCCAGCACAGGCAGGATGTCCTTGATGGCGCTGATCTTCTTGTCGTGGATGAGAATGAAAGGCTCCTCCAGGATGGCCTCCATGGTCTCAGGCTTGGTGAGGAAGTAGGGGGAGAGGTAGCCGCGGTCGAACCGCATCCCCTCGACGATCTCGAGCTGCGTCTCGGTCCCCTTCGCCTCTTCAATGGTGATGGCCCCCTCGGCCCCGACCTTCTGGATGGCGTCTGCGATGAGCTTACCGATGAATTCGTCGTTTTTCGCGGCGAGGGTAGCCACGCGCTTCATTTCCTCGTAGGTCGAGATCTTGGTGGCCATTCTCTTCAGCTCTTCCACGACGCGGGCCACGGCCTTCTCGATCCCCCGGCGCAGGGCGGCCGGATTGGCTCCCGCGGCTACTTCCTTATAGCCTTCCCGGTAGATGGCCTGCGCCAAGACTACCGCTGTGGTTGTGCCGTCGCCCGCCTCGTCCTGGGTCTTCTTGCACACCTCACGGAGCATGCGGAGGCCCACATTCTCGAGCGTCCGATCGACCTCCAGCTCTTTAGCGATGGTGGCGCCGTCGTTGGTCACTACCGGAGGACCCCACTTCTTCTCCATCATCACCTCGCGGCCCCGTGGACCAAGCGTCACCTTGATGGTGTTCGCCAGAATCTCCATCCCGCGCAACAGATCCTCACGCGCCTGTTCCGAATAGACGATCTCCTTCGCCATTTCCGTTCACCTCCCTTCTCACTCCTCAGACAACGCCGCCGCGCACGGTCATGACGAAGTCATTCCGGTACGGAACACCGCCTCAAACTGACGCACGGGACAAGGTTGACCCCCTTGCTGGAACTCGCAGTCCCCCCAGTAGGAGCATCGATAGGAGCAGATTACTTCCGCCACCGGCTCCGTCCGTGCGATCTCATTCCCTAATTCCCCCGTGGTCCTGCGGATCTTGCGGGCCTCGAAGAACCCCTGAAACTGGCCCTTACCCAGGAACCGGACCGCCACCAACCGAGCCAGACTGCGCGCTGCCGGCCCGCCGGGATTGTGCAGGATGAAAGGCCGGTAATGGTTGATCGCCTCCCGGACCGTGGGATCCCAGTCCACGTGCCCGAGATAGCCGAGATCTACGCCAAGCAGCTCCTTGCAGGCGATCTGGAGGGCACCGGCCTCTTTCCTCTCCTTGTTGTCGCGCACCATATTCAGAATCAGCTGCGGATGCCAGCCGGCAAGCACTGCCTTCCAGCGTTCGGCTACCTCCGGCTTCTGCTGTTCGAGCCTGGCCACAATCTCCGGGATGGGGGTGCGAAGAGTAATTCCCCGTCCATCCGGACCTTTTCCCAGGAGACCGTCCCAGCGAGCGGCGGAACGGGGATTTCTGCCCAGCAGCTTCCACAGCAGGCCAAGCTTGACCAAGTTGAAGGCTTCGTGGAGGGAAAGCGGATCGGGTGTCGCGACCAGGATGGGAAGATCCGCACTGACAAAAAGATCCAGGATGAGATAGTTGGTGCCAGCCCCCAGGTCCAGCACGACCTCCTCTGCGTCGGAGGAGTGGATCGCACGGAGAAGCCGCAGCCGCTGGGACGCCGTGGCCTGGGCCGCACCCAGCACCCCCGGCTCGGTCGCGAGGAGTTCAAGATTCGGGATCTCGGTGGGCACGGGGGCCCATGTCGCCCGCGGTACCGTACCACTTCCCTCGCCGCGAGCTGGCTCCAGGCCGAACTGAATGTGCAGATCCGGTCCCCCGACGTCCCCGTCCACGAGCAGGACCTTGCGACCCGCGGCAGCCAAGGCCGTGGCGATGGAGGCGCTCAGGACAGTCTTCCCCACTCCCCCTTTGCCACTGGCGAGGGCAAGAATTCGTTTCGGAGCCGTGCGTTCCTGGGCGTGGACTTCGCCGAGCAGCTCGCGGACTGGCTCCAGACTGGCTACTTCCACCCACCGGTCCTCATCTGCGGACCACACACTGTCTTCCAGCTGTAGCTCTCCGCTTTGCACCAGTCTGCGCAGATCCTCTGCCGTGAACGGACCCTTGGTGAATCGACCGCTGCTGACGAAAAAGTGGTCCATCCTCACCCTCGCTGTTCCTCGCGATCACGCCGTGAGCTTCTCCTGCGCCTTCCCAGACCCACGCGAAGTTGTAAACCGCGCAAAGACCATCTGAAGTTCCAGGGATTCACCCTTCCCCGCGTAGAATTTTGCGGAGCACCGCCGGCAAAATCCCGCCGTGGTAATAGTACTCGATTTCCACCTGGGAATCAAGCCGGGCCTGCACCACGAATTCGACCACGGAGCCATCCGCTTTTTCCGCCCGGACGGTGAGCTTCTTCCTCGGCGTGAGGCCCTCGGCGATCCCGAGGATGGAGTACACTTCGGTGCCGTCCAGGCCGAGGGTCTCGCGATTCTGTCCGGCCTCAAACTGCAGGGGCAGGACGCCCATGCCGACCAGGTTGCTGCGGTGAATCCGCTCGAAGCTTTCCGCCAGAACGGCCTTTACGCCCAGAAGCTGGGTGCCCTTGGCTGCCCAGTCGCGCGAGCTTCCGCTTCCGTATTCCTTGCCGGCGACCACCACGAGCGGCGTACCCTGCTCCTGATATCTCATCGCCGCCTCGTAGATGGA of candidate division KSB1 bacterium contains these proteins:
- a CDS encoding class I SAM-dependent rRNA methyltransferase, with protein sequence MATLVLNAQGEARVKGGHPWVMARDVAKIRGQVHDGDVVAVADRRGGHLGMAIANTRSRILARIYTRDQRPLDRSLLAERLQKAIAYRKDLLGLGPEGGVRWVFSESDGLPGLIVDQYGPCVVLQLLTLAMDQRRQILLEVLDELLSPEIICERSDVPARQAEGLPEVRQVWKGELAGPVEIIESGVHYLVDPLGGQKTGFFLDQRDNRLLLRSVSSGKRVLDAFCYTGGFAVAAAAAGAREVLGIDSSGPALELAQANARRNGVADRCQFVDADVFEKLRELEAAGSRFDLIVLDPPAFAKSRESVKSAYRGYKEINLRSMRLLAPVGVLVTCSCSHHMTEELFQQMLNEAARDCGLRLRLLRKTTQALDHPILLGMPESQYLKCFWVTIAEE
- a CDS encoding RluA family pseudouridine synthase, whose product is MPSAFTVRDLTGRKRRIEILYEDEHLLALNKPAPLLTLPDRWDPKRPNLLRLLQEARGDDSVFVVHRLDAGTSGVIVFAKTREAHRLLCHQFESRQVKRLYEAIVIGNVEKDRGRILKPIAPHPKKPGLVIVSARGKEAITDYEVIERFVGYTYLRLRPRTGRAHQLRVHLQAIGHPIATDPDYGGRQSLYLSEFKGGFVLDEGEEERPFIARPSLHARLLGLKHPATGKRLDLEADVPKDFATFLRILRKYRSLADFLPSEEA
- a CDS encoding rRNA pseudouridine synthase; the protein is MLAGKEKSRVAELLERRPTFDDGRPHAWVTLARALSKMGVMSRRQAMGTIWSGRVKVNGVTVKKHNVWVDLFHDEIQLDGRVLREPRDHVYLALYKPVNVMCARFDRMGRPTVYDYLPKLERWIFPIGRLDYDSEGLILLTDHGQLGERIASPEYHVPKTYRVKVSGQVTEETLDKLRNGMDIGGYVTLPAKVHVLRRNKSSCWVEITICEGKNRQIRRMLGRCGHQVLRLIRVRVGPVRLAGLKPGQWRYLTEKEVARLKRAARLA
- the groL gene encoding chaperonin GroEL (60 kDa chaperone family; promotes refolding of misfolded polypeptides especially under stressful conditions; forms two stacked rings of heptamers to form a barrel-shaped 14mer; ends can be capped by GroES; misfolded proteins enter the barrel where they are refolded when GroES binds); the protein is MAKEIVYSEQAREDLLRGMEILANTIKVTLGPRGREVMMEKKWGPPVVTNDGATIAKELEVDRTLENVGLRMLREVCKKTQDEAGDGTTTAVVLAQAIYREGYKEVAAGANPAALRRGIEKAVARVVEELKRMATKISTYEEMKRVATLAAKNDEFIGKLIADAIQKVGAEGAITIEEAKGTETQLEIVEGMRFDRGYLSPYFLTKPETMEAILEEPFILIHDKKISAIKDILPVLERVAETGKSLLVIAEEVEGEALATLVVNKVRGTLRCAAVKAPGYGDRRKAMLQDIAILTGGRVISEEVGLKLENTRLEDLGRADRVIIDKDNTTIVGGKGKKEEIEGRIKSLKVQMEETTSDYDREKLQERIARLSGGVAVLRIGAPTEVAMKELKARAEDSLAATRAALEEGILPGGGVAYLRAAHVLDKVEDEAEGDEKLGVRLVRRALSAPLRQLAENAGWDPAVVYEKVREGTGNYGFDVEREVFCDMMEAGIVDPAKVLRVALQNAASASAVLVMTEAVVVEKPKPKKKAKTPPPPEY
- a CDS encoding P-loop NTPase, which codes for MDHFFVSSGRFTKGPFTAEDLRRLVQSGELQLEDSVWSADEDRWVEVASLEPVRELLGEVHAQERTAPKRILALASGKGGVGKTVLSASIATALAAAGRKVLLVDGDVGGPDLHIQFGLEPARGEGSGTVPRATWAPVPTEIPNLELLATEPGVLGAAQATASQRLRLLRAIHSSDAEEVVLDLGAGTNYLILDLFVSADLPILVATPDPLSLHEAFNLVKLGLLWKLLGRNPRSAARWDGLLGKGPDGRGITLRTPIPEIVARLEQQKPEVAERWKAVLAGWHPQLILNMVRDNKERKEAGALQIACKELLGVDLGYLGHVDWDPTVREAINHYRPFILHNPGGPAARSLARLVAVRFLGKGQFQGFFEARKIRRTTGELGNEIARTEPVAEVICSYRCSYWGDCEFQQGGQPCPVRQFEAVFRTGMTSS